The genomic stretch TAACGCTTCGGCCCTGCCGGGCGATCTCGCGTCGGACTGCCGTTATCCTGGCACGGCCGCCGGATCGTTTGTATGCGCGCAGACGCCGCATAGCCCAAGCGCAATTCTCGTTATAGATTATCGAAAGATCCTGTCCGGAAAAGGCGGAAGCCTGCGGCCAATCCGCGCTCTCAAGGGCGCATCCGGAATACGCCACAAGCCCGTGCGCCAACCCATGTTGACTATGTCGTGAAACCTGCCTGCCGTCGGGGTTGTATTCCCGTTCAGGGCTGACGACGTTGCCGCCGCCGGACAAATTCGGAGAGCCGCCATGGCATTGAACCCCTTCGCGTTTTTACAGAAAATCGGCAAGTCGCTGATGCTTCCGGTGGCGGTGCTTCCCGTCGCCGGCCTGTTGCTGGGCATTGGTGCGGCGAATTTCGAATGGATGCCGCCGCTGCTGTCGATGCTGATGAAGAATTCCGGCGACGTGATCTTCGGCAACCTGCCGCTGATCTTCGCCATCGGCGTGGCGCTGGGCTACACCGAGAATGACGGCGTGTCGGCCATCGCCGCCACCATCGGCTATATCGTGATGCTGGCCACGCTGGGCGTGATGACCGGGGTCTGGGGCATGGAGCCCAAGACCATCATGGGCATCAAGTCGATGGAAACCGGCGTGTTCGGCGGCATCCTGGCCGGCGGACTGGCGGCGGCGATGTTCAACCGTTTCTACAAGATCGCGCTGCCGGCCTATCTCGGCTTCTTCGCCGGCAAGCGCTTCGTGCCGATCATCACGGCTCTGGCCGCCATCGTGCTGGGCGTCGTCCTGTCGGTGATCTGGCCGCCGATCCAGGGCGGCATCAACAGCTTCTCGCATTGGGCGGCGGTGAACGATCCGCGGATGGCCGCGACCATCTACGGCTTCGTCGAACGCCTGCTGATCCCCTTCGGCCTGCACCACATCTGGAACGTGCCTTTCTTCTTCGAGATCGGCTCCTTCCAGAACGCCGCCGGCCAGATCGTCCATGGCGACATCAACCGCTATTTCGCCGGCGATCCGACCGCCGGCATCCTGTCCGGCGCTTTCCTGTTCAAGATGTTCGGCCTGCCGGCCGCCGCCATCGCCATGTGGCACACCGCCAAGCCGGAGAACCGCGTGCGCGTCGGCGGCATCATGATCTCCGCCGCGCTGACCTCCTTCCTGACCGGCATCACCGAGCCGATCGAGTTCAGCTTCCTGTTCCTGGCGCCGGTGCTGTATCTGATCCATGCGGTGCTGGCGGCGACCTCGCAGTTCATCATGAACTCGCTGGGCGCCCATATGGGCTTCACCTTCTCCCAGGGCGGCATCGACTTCGTGCTGTTCAACGCGCTGAGCCCGCTGTCGCAGAAATGGTGGCTGGTGCTGATCCTGGGGCCGATCTACGCCGCGATCTATTACGTCGTGTTCCGTTACACCATCCTGGCGCTGAACCTGAAGACGCCTGGCCGCGAGGACGCGACGGAGGAGGGTGCCAGCGCCGCCACCGGCAGCGAACGGGCGCGCGACCTCGTGCTGGCCTTCGGCGGGCGGGGCAACATCGGCAGCCTGGACGCCTGCATCACCCGCCTGCGCGTGGTGGTGAAGGACCCGGCCCGCGTCGACGAGGGCAAGCTTCGCAGCATGGGCGCGTCTGGCGTCCTGCGGGTGCGCGACAGCGTGCAGGCGGTGTTCGGCACCCTGTCGGAGAATCTGAAGACGGAAATGCAGGAGTATCTGCACAGCGCCGGTGCGGAAGCCGACGGTCCGGCCGTTCAGGCACCGGTCGCGGCGAAGTCCGTTGCCGCTCCGGCCGCTGCCCCCGTGCCGGCCGACCGTGCCGCCCGCATCGTCGAGGCGCTGGGCGGGGCCGGCAACATCAAGGAACTGGCTGCGTTCGCCACCACCCGCCTGCGCATCGAACTGAGCGACGCCGGCAAGGCGAATGCCGAGGCGCTGAAGCGGGCCGGCGTGCGCGCGGTGATGGGAATGGGGGCCAACGGCCTCGACCTGATCGTCGGCAACGACGCGGATGCCCTGGCCGGCGCTGTGTCCGTCCTGCTGCCGGGCGGACGGCGCGCGGCGGAATAGCCGATCCCCTGTCTGGTATCTGAGTGGTGTTATCAGGCGGCGCGACCTTTTCCGGGTCGCGCCGCTTTTCTTTTCCGCATCGCGGCTGCTGTCATGATGTGATTCCACCAATGGACGCTGGCCTCCGGCGCAAGAAGGTCTTATATTGGTATCTATACCAGCCAATCACGAGCACCGCCATGACCGATCAGGGCAATCCGGATTTCAAAGCGTCCCGCACCACTCCCCTGGCAACGCCTCTTATGGCGGCGGAGGCGGCAGAGGCCCCGGCCGTGGTCGCCCTGCAGATCGAACGCTGCGGCGCCGGCTTCGCCGAACTTGGCGAGCGCCTGCGCCGCGCGCCGCCGCGCTTCGTCGTCACCTGTGCCCGCGGCAGCTCCGACCATGCCTCGGCCTACGGCAAATATCTGATCGAGACGCGGATCGGCCGGGCGGTGGCTTCGATCGGGCCGTCGATCGCCTCGGTCTATGGCGGGCATCTGAGCCTGGAGGGCGCGCTGTTCGTCGCCGTCTCGCAGTCGGGACGCAGCCCGGACCTGCTGCGTCTGGTCGAGGCGGCGAAGGACGGCGGCGCGCTGGTGGTTGGCTTTGTCAATGCCGAGGACTCGCCGCTGGCGGAAATGTGCGACCATTTCCTGCCGCTGGCTGCCGGGCCGGAGCGCAGCGTCGCCGCGACGAAATCCTGCATCGCCTCGCTCGCCGCCTATCTGCAGCTGGTGGCGCATTGGCAGGACGATCCGGCGTTGAAAGCGACCCTCGCGGCGCTGCCCGACACGCTGGAGGCGGCGAGGGGGCTGGACTGGAAGCCGGCGCTGATGCCGCTCACCACTGCGCAGAACCTCTATGTGCTGGGGCGCGGAGTCGGGTTCGGCGCTGCGCTGGAAATGGCGCTGAAATTCAAGGAGACCTGCCGCCTGCATGCCGAAGCCTTCAGCGCGGCGGAGGTCGTCCACGGCCCGCTGGCGCTGGTCGGCCCCGGCTTTCCGGTGCTGGCCCTGACCCAATCCGACGCGGCCGAACCGCACACCCGCGCGGTGGTGGAGCGCATCGTCGGGCTGGGCGCCGGCGTCGCCACCACGGAGGCCGGACTGGCCGGAACCACCCAGTTGCCCAGCCTGCCGGGGATCGCGCCGGAGGCGGCACCGCTGGCGGCGTTGCAGAGCTTCTACGGCGCGGTCTATGAACTGGCGCTGGCCCGCGGCATCGATCCCGACAGCCCGCCCAACCTTGCCAAAGTGACGAAGACCGTCTGATGCGACAGCTCCTGACCGGTGCCCGGATTTTCACGGGCGAGACCATCCTCGACGGCCGCAGCCTGCTGGTCGGGGATGGCCGCATCCTCGACATTGTCGCCCCCGGCCGCACTCCGCCGGAGATCGACAGGACGGTTGCGCTGGGGGCAGGCGACCTGCTGGCGCCCGGCTTTCTCGACATCCAGGTCAATGGCGGCGGCGGCGTGCTGTTCAACGAACAACCGACGCTGGAGGCGACGCTCGCCATCGCTGCGGCGCACCGGCGTTTCGGCACAACCGGGCTGTTGCCGACCATCATCACCGACACCCCCGATTGCCATCGTGCCGCCGCCGAAGCGGCGGTCAAGGCGGTGGCGCAGCCGGGCAGCGGCGTGCTCGGTATCCATTTTGAAGGGCCCTTCATCAGCCCGCAGCGGGTCGGCGCGCATGATCCGCGCTTCGTGCGGGCGCCGGACGAGGGCGATCTCGACTTCATCGGCGGGCTGCCGGCGCGGATGCCGAACGGGCGGGTGCTGCTCACCCTGGCGCCGGAATGCGTCGAGGATGCGGCCCTGTCGCGGCTGATGGCGGCCGGGGTGATCCTGTCGGTCGGCCATACGATGGCGAGTGCAGAGCGTGTGCTCGAAGTCTTCGATCTCGGCGTTCGCGGGGTGACGCATCTTTACAATGCCATGCCGGGCATCGCCAACCGCCAGCCCGGTCCGGCCGGTGCGGCGCTGGGCGATGAGCGTCCCTGGTGCGGGCTGATCGCTGACGGGCACCACGTCCATCCGCTGATGATGCGCGCGGCGCTTGCTGCCCGGCCGCGCGGACGGATGATGCTGGTGACCGACGCCATGCCGCCGACTGGCACCGACGCCGACAGCTTCCAGTTGAACGGCCGGACGATCTACCGGCGCGATGGCCGTCTGGTGCTGGCCGACGGGACGCTGGCGGGGGCAGATCTGGATATGGCGATGGCGGTGCGCAATGCGGGGACGCTGATCGGCCTGCCGCTGGAGGAGTCGCTGCGGATGGCGTCGCTCTATCCGGCAGAGTTCCTGGGGATGCAGAGCGAGCGCGGGCGGATCGCGCCGGGCTGGCGGGCGGATCTGGTGCTGCTCCGGACGGATCTGACGGTGCGCGGGACTTGGGTGGAAGGGGAGTGGCGGGCCGCCTGAAGCTTGCGATGCCTGCCACATGACCTCTCCCGTTGAACAGAGGAGGTCAGGTGGCAGGTTAACCCGGCAAGTGTCACCCACCCACCGCCACGATCTCCAACCCATCCTCATCCACCCGCACCCGCAGCGCCGTCAGGTCCGGCAGGCACAGATTGCCGTCCAGTTCATGGGCCGGCAGCGTCGTGGTCAGTCCGATCACCCAGGCGCCGGCCGCGTTTCCCGCCTGCAACCCTGCCGGAGCGTCCTCGAACACCACGGTTTCGCGCGGATCGAAGCCCAGCTTCCCGGCGGCGGTGCGGTAGCCTTCGGGGTGGGGCTTGCCATGGGTGACCATATCGGCGCCGATCAGCAGGTCGGGCAGCGGCAGGCCGGCCTGGGCGATGCGCTTCCTCGCCATGTCCCGCGGGGCGGAGGTCACCACCGCCCAGCGGTGGCGCGGCAGCGACTGCAGAAGCTCCAGCGCGCCGGGAACCGCGCGCACGCCTTCGGTGTCGTTGGTGTAGCACTCCTCCACCAGGCGCACCTCCTCGTCGATGTCGGCGCCGGCGGGGGCGAAGCGGCGGACGGTTTCGATGCTGCGGACGCCATGGCAGACGGCCAGGATGGCGTCGGGATCAAGATCGTGGCGGGCGGCCCAGCTGCGCCAGGAACGCTCCACCGGACCCTTGGTGTCGATCAGGGTGCCGTCCATGTCGAACAGGATGGCGCTGACACGGAAGGGGGTATCAAGGGCAGGCTTCATCGCTCGCTCTCGTTGGGATCGTCTGTATGGGAAGGAATGGTCCGCATGGATCAGACCAGCGACAGCTCCACGACGAAGTCATAGGCGTCGCCGCGGTAGTGGGAACGGACGAACTCCAGCGGGGTTCCGTTCTCCAGAAAGGTGCGGCGCTCAATGTAGAGGGCGGGGGCGCCGTCGGGAACCCCCAGAAGCGCTGCCTGATCCGTCGGCAGGCGAATGGCAGACAAGCGTTGCAGCGCACGGAAGGGCGGATGGCCGCGCCCGCGCAGGGTCTCGTACAGGGAGCCCTGGACCAGATCGGGGTCGGGCAGGAAACTCGTCGGCAGCGTGCTGAGTTCGATGGCGAGCGGCGTGCCGTCGGCCAGCCGCAGCCGGTGCAGCCGCACCACCTCCGCACCCGGTCGCAGGCCCAGTGCCATCGCCTCCTCCGGTGTCGCGGTGGCGACGGAGCGGCTGAGCCAGCGCGACTCCGGCTTCAGGCCGCGGCCGCCGATGTCCTCGGTGAAGCTGGTCAGGGCGGACAGCCGCTGTTCCACATGGGGGCTGTGGTTGATGAAGGTCCCGGCGCCCTGGCGTTGGTGCAGCAGCCCCTCCGCGATCAGTTCGCGCAGCGCCTTGCGCACGGTGACGCGGGAAACGCCGAAGGTCTCCGCCAGTTCGCGCTCGCCGGGAAGGGCGTCCTGGTCGGTCAGCCGGCCTTCGACGATCAGCGACCGGAGATGCCGCGCCAGCTGCAGATACAGCGGCAGGGGCAGGGCGTCCGACAGGGCGGTCGGGTCGAACGGGGCCGCGGCGGCGGCAGTGGACATCGGCAACCACTCCAGTGCTCCGGGACCGGCATGATACCACTGAAAGTCCTCTGGGCAACAGCCGCCGGACGGCATGTGTCGGAACACGCACGACTGTGACCGTTTTCAGATTGCGGAATGTCCGGATTTTGGTATTCTGCGCATACAGTCCAATCTAATACCACCAACCAGACACCACCAACCTCCGGGCCAGATGCCGGAGCGACAGCGGAGCCGGAACGATGGCGGGCGGCACGGAAGATGCGGCGAACCGGTACAGCCGGCTGGACGTGTGGCCGGCCGCCGAACTGATGACGGCGCTGTGGGAGGGGCAGACGCGCGCGCTCGCCGCCTGCATCCCCGCTTTGCCGCCGGTCGCCGCCGCGGTAGAGGCCGCTGCGGAGCGTCTGGCCGGCGGGCACGGGCGGCTGGTCTATGCTGGCGCGGGGTCGTCGGCGATGGTGGCGGCACTCGACGGGCTCGATCTGGGGCCGACCTTCGATTGGCCGGCGGAGCGGCTGGTGCTGCTGATCGCCGGCGGGCTTGATCTGTCGCGCGGGCTGGCCGGGGCGGCGGAGGATGACGAGGGGGCGGGCCGCGCCGATGCTGCGCGGGCGGCGGTTTCCGCCGCCGACGTGGTGGTCGGGCTGTCGGCCAGCGGCGCCAGCGCCTACACCGTCGGCGTCCTGCGCGCCGCGCGGGAGGCGGGGGCGCTGACCATGGGCATCGCCAGCAGTGCTGGTTCGCCGCTGCTCGATGCGGTGGAGCATCCGGTGCTGACCGCGACGGGGGCGGAGGTGATCGCCGGCTCCACCCGGCTCGGCGCCGGCACCGCGCAGAAGGTGGTGCTGAACCTGTTTTCGACCGGCGTCATGACGGCGCTCGGCAATGTCTACGACAACCTGATGATCAATGTCCGGCCGGAGAACGCCAAGCTCCGCCGCCGCTGCACAGCCATGGTCACGCGCATCGCGCATGTGGACGAGGATGTTGCCGGTGCGGCGCTGGAGCGGCATGGCGACGTGCGCCGCGCCGTTCTGGGGCTGGCCGGGCTGGAAAGTCCGGAGATTGACAGGCTGCTGGCCGAGACCGGCGGCAATCTGCGCAAGGCGATGGAGCGGGCAAAATCCGTCGCCGCGAAAGAGACCTGAGGGAAAAGCGAAGCAGGGGCGGCGGTGCTCAGGGAGGCGCCAACCGCCCGATCATCATCCATCCTGTCGGCCCGGTCCGCTGAAGCCGGAGCCGGTCACACTGGGAGACGTCCGAATGTCTGCTGATCGTTTGTCGGGCGACCGTTTTTCGGGCGTCCAGAGGCTTGGGCGGGCGCTGATGCTGCCGATTGCCGTGCTGCCCATCGCCGGGCTGCTGCTGCGCATCGGCCAGCCCGACCTGCTGAACATCGCCTTCATCGCCGCGGCGGGTGACGCCGTCTTCTCCAACCTGGGTGTCCTGTTCGCCGTCGGCATCGCCATCGGCTTCGCACGGGAGAATCACGGAGCGGCCGGTCTGGCCGGTGCGGTGGGCTATTTCGTGGCGGTGAAGGGCGCCGTGGTGCTGAGCGGCGTCGCGCCGGAGCTGGTGGCGAAGATGTCCAGCCGCATCAGCATCCCGGTCGGCATCCTGATCGGCATCATCGCCGGTCAGCTCTACAACAAGTACAAGGACATCAAGCTGCCGGACTATCTCGCCTTCTTCGGCGGGCGGCGCTTCGTGCCCATCGTCACCGGTCTGGCGGCGCTCGGCATCGCGCTGATCTTTGGCTATGGCTGGCCCATCGTCGATTCCGGCCTGACCGCGCTGACCACCGGCGTGCTGGGGCTGGGCAAGGTCGGCCTGTTCCTCTACGGCGTGCTGAACCGCATCCTGATCATCACCGGCCTGCACCACATCATCAACAACATCGCCTGGTTCCTTCTGGGCGACTATCAGGGCGTCACCGGCGACCTGAACCGCTTCTTCAAGGGCGATCCGACGGCCGGCGCCTTCATGGCCGGTTTCTTCCCGGTGATGATGTTCGGCCTGCCCGCCGCCTGTCTCGCCATGTACCACACCGCCAAGCCGGAAAACCGTGCGGCGGTCGGCGGCGTGCTCCTGTCGATGGCGCTGACCGCCTTCCTGACCGGCGTGACCGAGCCGGTGGAATTCGCCTTCATGTTCCTGGCCCCGGCGCTGTTCGCCGTCCATGCCGTGCTGACCGGCCTGTCGATGGTGCTGATGGACGTGTTGAACGTGAAGCTGGGCTTCGGCTTCTCGGCCGGCCTGTTCGACTATGTGCTGAATTACGGCAAGGCGACCAACCCGATCCTGCTGCTGCCGGTTGGTGCCGCCTATTTCGCCATCTATTACGGGCTGTTCCGTTTTGTCATCCAGCGCTTCGACCTGAAGACGCTGGGCCGTGACGATGTCGCCATTCCCGCTGGTCAGGCGCCGGCTGCCGCCGGTGTCCGGACCAACGCCGGCATCGCGCCGGTCAGTGACCGGGCCGGCGCCTATGTCGCCGCCCTGGGAGGGGCCGGCAACCTGCGTTCGGTGGAGGCCTGCACCACGCGCCTGCGCCTGAGCGTCGCCGATGCCGGCCGCGTGAACGAGGTGGAGCTGAAGCGGATCGGCGCCCGCGGCGTGGTGAAGCCGTCGGCCAACTCGGTCCAGGTGATCGTCGGCCCGATTGCCGACCAGCTGGCCGGCGAGATCCAGGACTCGCTGAACGCGTCGGCAGGCTTGCGGGTCTGATCCAAGGCACGTTGTTTTTCAAAGGAAAGCCCCGGTCCTCTGATGAGGCCGGGGCTTTTCCCTGCCTTGCTCAAAGACTGGGCGTTACCCCTGCCGGACGCTGGTCAGGAAGCGCGCGACCTCGGTGCGCAGCGTATCGGCCTGCGTGGACAGCTGGCGGACGGTGTTCAGCACGTCGCCGGCGACGGCGCGGCTCTGGCCTGCGGCGCTGCTGACGCCGCCGATGCTGCCGGCGACCTCCTGCGTGCCCTGGGCGGCCTGTTGGACGTTCCGGCTGATCTCGCGGGTGGCGCTGCCCTGCTCCTCGACGGTGGCGGCGATCGAGGTCGCGGCCTCGTCGATCACCGCGATGATGCGGCTGATCTGCTGGATTTCCTGCACCGCCTCGCCGGTCGCCGCCTGGATGGCCGCCACCTGTCCGCTGATGTCCTCCGTCGCCTTGGCGGTCTGGGTGGCGAGCGCCTTAACCTCCTGCGCCACGACGGCGAAGCCCTTGCCGGCCTCGCCGGCGCGGGCGGCCTCGATCGTGGCGTTGAGCGCCAGCAGGTTGGTCTGGCTGGCGATGGAGTTGATCAGCTCCACCACCGCACCGATCCGCTCGACAGCCGCCGCCAGCCCCTCGACCTTGCCATTGGCGCGGCCCGCGACGGTCACCGCTTCGGTCGCGATGTGCGAGGATTCGGTGACGCGACGGCTGATCTCGTCGATCGAGCTGGACAGTTCCTCGGTCGCGGCGGCGACCGTCTGCACGTTGGCGGAGGTCTGTTCCGTCGCCTGGGCGACATCGGCGGCCAACTGGCCGGTGCGGTCGGCGACATTGGTCATTTCCTGGGCACGGTGCTGCAAGGCCTCCGTTTCCGTCGCGACGGAGTGGATGACGCCACCGACCGCCCTTTCGAAGCTGGCAGCCAGACGCAGCATCGCCTCGCGCTTTTCCGCCTCCGCCCGCTCCTTCAGTGCCTGTTGTTCGGCGGCAAGGCGGGCGTTCTCCGCCATATTGTCCTTGAACACCAGCAGGGCGTCGGCCATCGCGCCGATTTCGTCGCGGCGATTGCGCGCCGGAACCTCGGTGGCGAGGTCGCCGTCAGCCAGCCGCCGCATCGCCCCGGTCATGTCGGTGATCGGACGCGAGACCATCCGGTAGATCAGCAGTCCGAGCAGAACCACCAGAACGACGACCGTGCCGACGACCGACAGCGCCAGGGTGCGGCGGAAATCATGCAGTGGCGCCAGCACCTTGTCGCGGTCGACCGTGATGCCGACATACCAGCGGGCCGAGGTCAGGCCGCCGATCGGATAGAAGCTTACCAGCGGACCCGATCCATCGGCCGCCGTCGCCTTGCGGTCGAGCTGTCCAGGGTCGAGGCCCTCCAATTTCTTCAGCACCTTGGCGGAGTCCGGGTGGGCCAGCACGGTGCCGTCGGCATCCATCAGGAAGGCATAGCCTTCGCCGGCCAGTGCCAGCCCGCCAAGGAAGTCGTTGACACGCGACAGGTCCAGGTCGGCGCCGGCGACGCCGTCCAACCCATCCGTACCAGTCACCGGCCGGGCGATGGTGATGGTCAGCCGCCCGGTGGAGGCGCTGAGGTAGGGCTTGGTCAGCACCGTCCGCTTTTCGGCCGCGGCGCTCTCGTACCAGCCACGTTTGCGCGGATCGTAACCGTCCGGCATCCTGGTGGATGGTTCACGGAAGAACACGCCGTCGCGCCGGCCGAAATAGACGGGGGAGAAAACGTCCGTCAGCGCCTTGGCCCGCAGGTAGCGCTCCACACCCGCATCGGCGCCGCCCGTCCCGCTGCCGACCGCTCCACTGCCGACCGCTCCACTGCCGCTGGTCTGGATGGCTTCGCCCAGCGTATCCAGCAGTTTCTGCCGGCCGTCGAGCCATGTGGCGATGTTCACGGCGGCGGATTGTCCCGCCGACCGCATCTGGCTTTCGACGCCCTCAAGCAGCGTCCGTTCGGCGATGGACGCGCTGAACAGGGCGATCGCACCGGTGCCGCCCACCATCAGAAGCGATGCGGCGACCAGTATCTTGTAAACGAATTTCGTTCTTTTCCGGACGTTGCCGGACTGTCCAGTTGCCACGGACATACCCCCTGCGTGCCGCCGGTTTGCCGGTCGGCCCCCTCTCGTCCTGCTACGGCCCGGCCCGGCGCCGGTCCTTTGCCGGGAGGATTCTGGCGTGGGCCTGGTTAAATTTGAGTCTAGCCGGCTGGGGGGACGGACCGGACGGCGGAATGACATAGGACTTTGGTCGAAAGGGCGCCGGCAGGTTTGTCAGGCCGGTTCCGGTTCGTTGGCGAAGATCGCCTTCAGGTCGATCCGGGTGTCGGTCTTCGCCTCAAGGTCAAGCTGGCGTTCGACCTCGTCGAGATGCTCGATCATCAGGGCGGTCGCCTCGCCGGGGCGGTTGCCGATCAGGGCGGCGATCAGGCGGCGGTGATCGTCGGCGGAGCAGGTGTGCGAGGACCGCCGTTCAAATGCGGCGATGGCGAGGCTGGAGCGGTCGATCAGGTCGGCCAGGATGCCGGCCAGCGTCGCGTTGCCGGCGAACTCGGCCAGTAGAAGGTGGAACTGGCCGGACAGCCGGATCATCGCCTTGCGGTCGGCGGCGCGTTCGGCCGCATCCTCCAGCGCGCCATGGTCGCGCAACTTCTCCAGCATGTCGTCGGGCAGGGGGCGCGGCAGCCGTTCCAGCCGGTCCATGATCGCCCGTTCGATCACCCGCCGCGCCTCGAACACCTCGCGTGCCTCCTTCGGCGTCGGTTTGGCGACGAAGGCACCGCGATTGGGGATCAGCGTCACCACCCGCCGCTGCGCCAGCAGAAGCAGCACCTTGCGCACCCGTTCCCGGCTGACACCGAAGGCCTCCGCCAGGCTTTCCTCGGTCAGCTTGGTGCCGGGCGGCAGACGGCGGTCGGCGATCGCCTCCCCGATGCTGCGGACGATGCGTGCTTCGGCGCTGCTGCGGGAACCGGCACGGGGAAGAGGCGTGCGGCGGGCTGGCTTGGTGGCGGCGGTCATGGCTGATGGATTGCTTTTGTGGCTGTATGGAAACCGTACCGCGAATTGTGCACAAAGTGGGCCAGCGGCGAAACCGCAATCGGTGAAGCGGGATGGCCGGAAGCGCGGCGAAGAATTCTGCCTAAAACAGCGTCACTGGGGTGACTTGCTGCACAAATGCCGTTCTTTTATGCAGAAGAACCCCGAAAAGCCGGTTGATTTCTGCCATTCAGCGGCTGGCACGCGGAATGCAGAAGGCGAACCGGTCACAAACGACCGCACAGATTGTGCACAATTCTGGAGGCCATCCGATGACAGCAGGTTCGACGGTCGAGCTGGTGAAGCTGCGCAAGGCCTATGGCGGGACCGTGGCGGTGGATGGCATCGACCTGCGGATCGCGGCAGGGTCCTATTGCTGCCTGCTGGGGCCGAGCGGCTGTGGCAAGACCTCCACCCTGCGGATGATCGCCGGACACGAGGACATCACCGACGGCGACCTGCTGATCGGCGATGCGGTGGTGAACGACGATCCGCCGGCCAAGCGCGGCACGGCGATGATGTTCCAGAGCTACGCCCTGTTCCCCCACCTGGACTGCACCGACAATGTCGCCTTCAGCCTGAAGATGAAGGGGGTGGCGAAGGAGGAGCGGCGGCGCAGGGCGGCGGAGATGCTGGACCTCGTCGACATGGGCAAATATGCCGGGCGCCTGCCGTCGCAGCTGTCGGGCGGTCAGCAGCAGCGCGTGGCGCTGGCCCGGGCGCTGATCACCCGGCCGGGCGTGCTGCTGCTGGACGAGCCGCTGTCGGCGCTCGACCCCTTCCTGCGCGTGCGCATGCGGGAGGAGCTGAAGCGGCTGCACCGTGACATCGGCATCACCTTCATCCATGTCACCCACAGCCAGACCGAGGCTATGGCGCTGGCCGACCTTGCCGTGGTGATGAACCAGGGTCGGATCGAGCAGGCCGGGCCGCCGCGCGAGCTGTTCAACCAGCCGCGCACCGCCTTCGTCGCCCGCTTCATCGGCGGCCACAACGTCATCGAAGGCGGTGT from Azospirillum sp. TSH100 encodes the following:
- a CDS encoding N-acetylmuramic acid 6-phosphate etherase, with translation MAGGTEDAANRYSRLDVWPAAELMTALWEGQTRALAACIPALPPVAAAVEAAAERLAGGHGRLVYAGAGSSAMVAALDGLDLGPTFDWPAERLVLLIAGGLDLSRGLAGAAEDDEGAGRADAARAAVSAADVVVGLSASGASAYTVGVLRAAREAGALTMGIASSAGSPLLDAVEHPVLTATGAEVIAGSTRLGAGTAQKVVLNLFSTGVMTALGNVYDNLMINVRPENAKLRRRCTAMVTRIAHVDEDVAGAALERHGDVRRAVLGLAGLESPEIDRLLAETGGNLRKAMERAKSVAAKET
- the nagE gene encoding N-acetylglucosamine-specific PTS transporter subunit IIBC, which gives rise to MSADRLSGDRFSGVQRLGRALMLPIAVLPIAGLLLRIGQPDLLNIAFIAAAGDAVFSNLGVLFAVGIAIGFARENHGAAGLAGAVGYFVAVKGAVVLSGVAPELVAKMSSRISIPVGILIGIIAGQLYNKYKDIKLPDYLAFFGGRRFVPIVTGLAALGIALIFGYGWPIVDSGLTALTTGVLGLGKVGLFLYGVLNRILIITGLHHIINNIAWFLLGDYQGVTGDLNRFFKGDPTAGAFMAGFFPVMMFGLPAACLAMYHTAKPENRAAVGGVLLSMALTAFLTGVTEPVEFAFMFLAPALFAVHAVLTGLSMVLMDVLNVKLGFGFSAGLFDYVLNYGKATNPILLLPVGAAYFAIYYGLFRFVIQRFDLKTLGRDDVAIPAGQAPAAAGVRTNAGIAPVSDRAGAYVAALGGAGNLRSVEACTTRLRLSVADAGRVNEVELKRIGARGVVKPSANSVQVIVGPIADQLAGEIQDSLNASAGLRV
- a CDS encoding HAD family hydrolase, coding for MKPALDTPFRVSAILFDMDGTLIDTKGPVERSWRSWAARHDLDPDAILAVCHGVRSIETVRRFAPAGADIDEEVRLVEECYTNDTEGVRAVPGALELLQSLPRHRWAVVTSAPRDMARKRIAQAGLPLPDLLIGADMVTHGKPHPEGYRTAAGKLGFDPRETVVFEDAPAGLQAGNAAGAWVIGLTTTLPAHELDGNLCLPDLTALRVRVDEDGLEIVAVGG
- a CDS encoding GntR family transcriptional regulator produces the protein MSTAAAAAPFDPTALSDALPLPLYLQLARHLRSLIVEGRLTDQDALPGERELAETFGVSRVTVRKALRELIAEGLLHQRQGAGTFINHSPHVEQRLSALTSFTEDIGGRGLKPESRWLSRSVATATPEEAMALGLRPGAEVVRLHRLRLADGTPLAIELSTLPTSFLPDPDLVQGSLYETLRGRGHPPFRALQRLSAIRLPTDQAALLGVPDGAPALYIERRTFLENGTPLEFVRSHYRGDAYDFVVELSLV
- the nagA gene encoding N-acetylglucosamine-6-phosphate deacetylase, which translates into the protein MRQLLTGARIFTGETILDGRSLLVGDGRILDIVAPGRTPPEIDRTVALGAGDLLAPGFLDIQVNGGGGVLFNEQPTLEATLAIAAAHRRFGTTGLLPTIITDTPDCHRAAAEAAVKAVAQPGSGVLGIHFEGPFISPQRVGAHDPRFVRAPDEGDLDFIGGLPARMPNGRVLLTLAPECVEDAALSRLMAAGVILSVGHTMASAERVLEVFDLGVRGVTHLYNAMPGIANRQPGPAGAALGDERPWCGLIADGHHVHPLMMRAALAARPRGRMMLVTDAMPPTGTDADSFQLNGRTIYRRDGRLVLADGTLAGADLDMAMAVRNAGTLIGLPLEESLRMASLYPAEFLGMQSERGRIAPGWRADLVLLRTDLTVRGTWVEGEWRAA
- a CDS encoding SIS domain-containing protein, whose translation is MTDQGNPDFKASRTTPLATPLMAAEAAEAPAVVALQIERCGAGFAELGERLRRAPPRFVVTCARGSSDHASAYGKYLIETRIGRAVASIGPSIASVYGGHLSLEGALFVAVSQSGRSPDLLRLVEAAKDGGALVVGFVNAEDSPLAEMCDHFLPLAAGPERSVAATKSCIASLAAYLQLVAHWQDDPALKATLAALPDTLEAARGLDWKPALMPLTTAQNLYVLGRGVGFGAALEMALKFKETCRLHAEAFSAAEVVHGPLALVGPGFPVLALTQSDAAEPHTRAVVERIVGLGAGVATTEAGLAGTTQLPSLPGIAPEAAPLAALQSFYGAVYELALARGIDPDSPPNLAKVTKTV
- the ptsG gene encoding PTS glucose transporter subunit IIBC → MALNPFAFLQKIGKSLMLPVAVLPVAGLLLGIGAANFEWMPPLLSMLMKNSGDVIFGNLPLIFAIGVALGYTENDGVSAIAATIGYIVMLATLGVMTGVWGMEPKTIMGIKSMETGVFGGILAGGLAAAMFNRFYKIALPAYLGFFAGKRFVPIITALAAIVLGVVLSVIWPPIQGGINSFSHWAAVNDPRMAATIYGFVERLLIPFGLHHIWNVPFFFEIGSFQNAAGQIVHGDINRYFAGDPTAGILSGAFLFKMFGLPAAAIAMWHTAKPENRVRVGGIMISAALTSFLTGITEPIEFSFLFLAPVLYLIHAVLAATSQFIMNSLGAHMGFTFSQGGIDFVLFNALSPLSQKWWLVLILGPIYAAIYYVVFRYTILALNLKTPGREDATEEGASAATGSERARDLVLAFGGRGNIGSLDACITRLRVVVKDPARVDEGKLRSMGASGVLRVRDSVQAVFGTLSENLKTEMQEYLHSAGAEADGPAVQAPVAAKSVAAPAAAPVPADRAARIVEALGGAGNIKELAAFATTRLRIELSDAGKANAEALKRAGVRAVMGMGANGLDLIVGNDADALAGAVSVLLPGGRRAAE